The stretch of DNA CGGAGGTGTTTGCGATCGGTCTGCGCAACCCTTGGCGCTTCTCCTTCGACGCAAGCAGCGGCGCGCTGTGGATCGGCGACGTCGGCCAGGACTTGTGGGAGGAGATCGACGTCGAGAAGGCCCGCGTGGGCGGGCAGAACTTCGGCTGGCACGTGTGGGAGGGCAACCACCCGTATCCACCCGGCAGCACGGCGAGCAGGTCCGGCTTCGTGTTCCCCATCTACGACTACCCACACCCGTACGGCGAAGCGATCACGGGAGGCTACGTCTACCGAGGCGCCAAGTACCCGGCGCTCGTTGGAACGTACCTGTTCGCGGACTACGTGAAGGGCTGGGTCGCCGCGCTGCGCACGACCGCTCCCGACGGTTCGGCGCTGGCATCGCCCCAAACACGGACGCTGCTCACGGGAGTCGGCCAGCCATCGAGCTTCGGAGTCGACGATGCTGGCGAACTGTACGTGGTCGACTACCGAGGCTCGATCTTCGCCGTGACGGCGCAAGCGCGTTAGCGAAGCGAACAACCGGCTCACATCGCGACGGCCATCGGTCCCCGAACTCGCCTACAGGTCGCCGAGCAGCCCGTCGACGTCCTCCGCGGTCGTGTCCCACGACGTCACCCAGCGCGCCAGCGACAAGCCCGGCGCCGCATCCGCCTGCCACGTGTAGAAGTGATGGCGAGCCACGAGTTCGGCCATGCGTTCGTTAGGTAGCAGCGCGAACACCTCGTTTGCGATCACCTCGTGCACGACGTCCACGCCGCGCGCGATCGCACCCTCGGCCAGCCGAGCGGCCATCGTGTTGGCGTTGGCCGCGCAGCGCTGCCACAGGTCGCCCTCGTACATCGCGACGAACTGCGCGCCCACAAAGCGCATCTTGCTCGCGAGCTGCCCCGACTGCTTGCGCATGAACGGCAGGTCGTCGGTGACCTCTTGCCCGAAGAGCACGACAGCCTCGCCGGCGAGCATCCCGTTCTTGGTCCCGCCGAACGACAGCGCGTCGACGCCTGCCTCGCTCGAGATCGCAGCGAGCGAGCAGCCGAGCCCAACCGCCGCGTTGGCGAGGCGCGCACCGTCGACGTGCAGCATCATCCCGTGCCCGTGAGCGACCTCGGACAAGGCGCGCAGCTCGTCGGCCGTGTAGACGGTGCCGAGTTCGCTCGCCTGCGAGACCGAGATCACGCGAGGCTGTGCGTGGTGCTCGAATCCGAATCCGGTCAGCTGCGGCGCGACCAGATCCGGAGTGAGTTTACCGTCGGGCGTGTCGACGGGAACGAGTTTCACGTTTGCGATGTGCTCAGGAGCCGCGCACTCGTCGGTGTTGATGTGCGCCGATGAGGCACACAGCACGCTCTCCCAAGGCCGACATAGCGCCGAGAGCCCCACAACGTTGGCGCCGGTGCCGTTCCACACCAGCGCGACCTGGGCGTCG from Coriobacteriia bacterium encodes:
- a CDS encoding beta-eliminating lyase-related protein; protein product: MQTWRGFGSDNHSGVHPEVLAAIAEANAGHAHAYGDDPWTARAIAAIRGQVGSDAQVALVWNGTGANVVGLSALCRPWESVLCASSAHINTDECAAPEHIANVKLVPVDTPDGKLTPDLVAPQLTGFGFEHHAQPRVISVSQASELGTVYTADELRALSEVAHGHGMMLHVDGARLANAAVGLGCSLAAISSEAGVDALSFGGTKNGMLAGEAVVLFGQEVTDDLPFMRKQSGQLASKMRFVGAQFVAMYEGDLWQRCAANANTMAARLAEGAIARGVDVVHEVIANEVFALLPNERMAELVARHHFYTWQADAAPGLSLARWVTSWDTTAEDVDGLLGDL